One genomic segment of Benincasa hispida cultivar B227 unplaced genomic scaffold, ASM972705v1 Contig405, whole genome shotgun sequence includes these proteins:
- the LOC120069472 gene encoding uncharacterized protein LOC120069472: MSSNSISPQNLLVVDNSFLPYNKPKSQSNYNKYANDYILAFFSSLLFLLSIFIIFISIFKNLSLPSLFNSTIFWFFISNTLIFIIAVDYGVFSLPQHKSFHLYEDFSPSNPKLNHFRLPSSSLVVFDEKKETTREKLELVVQGRQLDSPWKMTPARTCRRRKSEKPKGIVSKESNKMMGKRSESVKYEAKELEENEFEKMTDEELNRRVEEFIQRFNRQMRLQTKIN; this comes from the coding sequence ATGTCATCCAATTCAATTTCACCTCAAAATCTATTAGTAGTAGACAATTCATTTCTTCCCTACAACAAACCCAAATCACAatctaattataataaatatgcAAATGATTACATATTAGCCTTCTTCTCTTCCCTATTATTCCTTCTCTCTATTTTCATTATCTTTATTTCCATCTTCAAAAACCTCTCTTTGCCATCTCTCTTCAACAGCACCATTTTCTGGTTCTTCATTTCCAACACTCTCATCTTTATCATTGCTGTTGATTATGGTGTTTTCTCTCTCCCCCAACACAAAAGTTTCCATCTTTATGAAGATTTCTCACCATCCAACCCAAAGTTAAATCATTTTCGACTTCCAAGCTCTTCACTGGTAGTAtttgatgaaaagaaagaaaccaCACGTGAGAAACTGGAACTTGTGGTTCAAGGTCGACAACTCGATTCTCCATGGAAGATGACTCCGGCGAGAACTTGCCGGCGGAGGAAGTCGGAGAAACCAAAAGGAATTGTGTCAAAGGAGAGCAACAAAATGATGGGGAAGAGATCAGAAAGTGTAAAGTATGAAGCaaaagaattagaagaaaatGAGTTTGAAAAGATGACAGATGAAGAATTGAATAGAAGAGTGGAGGAGTTTATTCAAAGATTTAATAGACAGATGAGACTTCAAACTAAAATCAACTGA